One Ignavibacterium sp. DNA segment encodes these proteins:
- a CDS encoding ABC transporter permease, whose protein sequence is MKTIYEFIIKELLQLKRDKKMMAVIFIAPILQLILLGYAANMDVEIIHTTIFDQDKTPASREFIRSFEKSGYFSIDYYASSYDEVTELIDKAKTIVTIVIPKDFEKELNKRETVSIQTLFEGSDGNKSSIALGYIQAVTNRYSQKIVNNIRDKYGMKLPIAGSLVPEVRVWYNPEMKTRNYMVPGIMGLILMISTLSLMSMAVVREREIGTLEQLIVTPLKSYQLILGKLIPFTIVGFVVMLIVMVIMTQWFGIIIRGSRLFLLFASLLFVLSNLGWGLLISTISKTQSQAMMVSVFAVMMPMVYLSGFAFPIENMPQTVQYITYLIPLRYYITILHGIVLKGTGFSSLWFETLILLGMGVGILTLSALRFSKKID, encoded by the coding sequence ATGAAAACGATATATGAATTTATAATTAAAGAACTGCTTCAGCTAAAGCGTGACAAGAAAATGATGGCTGTAATTTTTATCGCTCCCATTTTACAACTTATACTTCTTGGTTATGCAGCAAATATGGATGTTGAAATCATTCACACAACAATTTTTGATCAGGATAAAACACCAGCCAGCAGAGAGTTTATCAGAAGCTTTGAAAAGTCAGGATATTTTTCAATTGATTATTATGCATCAAGTTATGATGAAGTAACTGAACTGATTGACAAAGCTAAAACAATCGTAACGATTGTAATCCCAAAAGATTTTGAGAAGGAATTAAATAAACGCGAAACTGTATCAATTCAAACATTGTTTGAAGGCTCTGACGGCAACAAATCATCCATAGCACTTGGATATATTCAAGCAGTAACAAATCGTTATTCACAAAAGATTGTTAACAATATAAGAGATAAATATGGGATGAAACTTCCGATTGCTGGTTCACTTGTTCCTGAAGTTAGAGTTTGGTACAATCCTGAAATGAAAACCAGAAATTATATGGTGCCCGGTATTATGGGATTGATACTAATGATATCTACTTTATCGCTTATGTCAATGGCTGTTGTTCGAGAAAGAGAAATCGGGACACTTGAGCAGTTGATAGTTACACCCTTAAAATCTTATCAGCTTATTCTCGGCAAACTTATTCCATTCACAATTGTCGGCTTTGTGGTTATGTTAATCGTAATGGTGATAATGACGCAATGGTTCGGGATAATTATACGCGGAAGCAGATTGTTTTTGCTTTTTGCTTCATTACTTTTTGTTCTATCCAATCTTGGCTGGGGTTTATTAATCTCAACAATATCAAAAACACAAAGCCAGGCTATGATGGTTTCGGTATTTGCAGTTATGATGCCGATGGTTTATCTGTCTGGATTTGCATTTCCAATCGAGAACATGCCACAAACAGTCCAGTATATAACCTATCTCATTCCGTTAAGATATTATATTACTATTCTTCATGGTATTGTTCTCAAAGGAACCGGTTTTTCGTCATTATGGTTTGAAACTTTGATACTTTTGGGAATGGGTGTGGGAATTTTAACATTAAGCGCTTTAAGATTTAGCAAGAAAATAGACTGA
- a CDS encoding ABC transporter permease → MFHRIYAIIKKEFKQLKRDTRMLFIVFFFPVVLLAIFGYAINFDVKHIKIAVYDQDKSEYTSEYINGLISSEYFELVTYIDSDAEIKKLLDEKIVQAVIVFPNDLSKKLNNKEEVKVQYLVDGVEGNTANVIVNYVNAATINYSLKLTKEYLAATGKQFYVPINLEPRFWFNPELESTKFLIPGLMGMILIITAVVSVSLSIVREKERGTIEQINVSPLSSFELIIGKTTPHIVISLINAAIVLLAGYILFGVAIKGSIFLLLLSTFIFLFAALGLGIFISSVADSQQVAFQAANIAALLPSLILSGFIFPIESMPTVIQWVTNITPAKFYVVTLRAILLRGVGLSAFWEQLIYMMIFGIIFIALATLVDRKAKAA, encoded by the coding sequence ATGTTTCATAGAATTTATGCAATTATAAAAAAGGAATTTAAGCAGCTGAAGCGGGATACAAGAATGCTTTTTATAGTATTCTTTTTCCCCGTTGTACTGCTTGCCATTTTCGGTTATGCAATCAACTTTGATGTTAAGCATATTAAAATTGCTGTTTATGATCAGGATAAATCAGAGTACACAAGTGAATATATAAACGGATTGATCAGCTCAGAATATTTTGAACTCGTTACTTACATCGACAGCGATGCTGAGATTAAAAAATTACTTGATGAAAAAATTGTTCAGGCTGTTATCGTTTTCCCGAATGATTTATCCAAAAAATTAAACAACAAAGAAGAAGTTAAAGTACAATATCTGGTGGATGGAGTTGAAGGAAACACAGCAAATGTAATTGTAAATTATGTTAATGCTGCAACAATTAATTATTCATTAAAGCTTACAAAAGAATATCTGGCAGCAACAGGAAAACAATTCTATGTTCCAATAAATCTTGAACCAAGGTTTTGGTTCAATCCTGAACTTGAAAGCACAAAATTTTTAATACCTGGGTTGATGGGAATGATTTTAATTATAACTGCTGTTGTCTCGGTTTCATTATCAATTGTAAGAGAAAAAGAGAGAGGAACAATCGAACAGATAAATGTTTCCCCTCTTTCATCATTTGAGCTAATTATAGGAAAGACAACTCCACACATAGTTATTTCATTAATCAATGCGGCTATTGTACTACTTGCAGGTTACATTCTTTTCGGTGTAGCAATAAAGGGCAGCATCTTTTTACTGCTGCTGAGCACTTTTATTTTTTTGTTTGCAGCTCTTGGACTTGGAATTTTTATATCAAGTGTTGCTGACTCGCAGCAGGTTGCTTTTCAGGCAGCAAACATAGCAGCGTTATTACCTTCATTGATATTATCAGGATTTATTTTTCCTATCGAAAGCATGCCAACAGTAATTCAATGGGTAACAAATATTACCCCGGCAAAATTTTATGTAGTAACACTTCGGGCAATTTTATTAAGAGGTGTCGGTCTATCGGCTTTCTGGGAACAGCTAATTTATATGATGATTTTCGGAATAATATTTATTGCACTTGCAACACTGGTTGATAGAAAAGCAAAAGCAGCATGA
- a CDS encoding ABC transporter ATP-binding protein, giving the protein MNSIIVNNLTKKFGSFTAVDNVSFNVNKGEIFGFLGANGAGKSTTIRMLTGILEPTSGDAIVGGYSIMKEPDKVKTQIGYMSQKFSLYNDLTVEENIRFFAGVYGLTGKQYQERKNWVLKVADLKGKEKLLTASLPGGIKQRLALGTAVIHEPKIVFLDEPTSGVDPVSRRNFWDLIHELSFGGTTVLVTTHYLDEAEFCSDIILINAGRLIAQGNAKALKTNYIKNTILEIESDRIVDSMEILEKEDWVGETSIFGNYIHIILKDNSKTEIDVIDVLTNRNSIKVQRIDKIVPTLEDVFIHLLEKDKTNVS; this is encoded by the coding sequence ATGAACAGTATCATAGTAAATAATCTTACAAAAAAATTCGGCAGCTTTACTGCAGTTGATAATGTATCCTTCAATGTAAACAAGGGAGAAATATTCGGGTTTCTCGGTGCTAATGGTGCAGGCAAATCAACTACAATCAGAATGTTAACCGGAATACTTGAACCAACATCGGGTGATGCAATTGTTGGCGGTTACAGCATTATGAAAGAACCGGATAAAGTGAAAACACAAATCGGCTATATGTCGCAAAAATTTTCTTTATACAATGATCTTACAGTTGAAGAAAATATCCGCTTCTTTGCAGGAGTATATGGGCTTACAGGAAAACAATATCAGGAAAGAAAAAACTGGGTTTTAAAAGTTGCAGATCTCAAAGGAAAGGAAAAATTATTAACGGCTTCGTTGCCGGGCGGAATTAAACAAAGACTTGCATTAGGAACCGCCGTTATACACGAACCTAAAATTGTTTTTCTTGATGAGCCAACCAGCGGAGTTGATCCGGTATCAAGGAGAAATTTCTGGGATTTGATCCACGAATTATCCTTTGGTGGAACTACTGTGCTTGTTACTACTCACTACTTAGACGAGGCTGAATTCTGCAGTGATATAATTCTGATAAATGCCGGCAGATTGATTGCACAGGGAAATGCAAAAGCATTAAAAACCAACTATATCAAAAACACTATACTTGAAATTGAATCTGACAGAATTGTTGATAGTATGGAAATACTGGAAAAAGAAGATTGGGTCGGTGAAACATCAATATTCGGTAATTACATTCATATAATATTAAAAGATAATTCAAAAACTGAAATTGACGTTATTGATGTTTTAACAAACAGGAATTCAATCAAAGTTCAGAGAATTGATAAGATAGTGCCGACACTGGAAGATGTATTTATACATTTGTTAGAAAAGGACAAAACAAATGTTTCATAG
- a CDS encoding four helix bundle protein encodes MEKKSTESFTELVVWQKAHLFVLTVYKLTKEFPNEEVYGLASQFRRAAISIAANIAESYKKWSNKEKSRLLNIAHSSLEECRYYLILSNDLKYCDVKDAMNILEEVSKLPYSYSKVISKTES; translated from the coding sequence ATGGAAAAGAAATCAACAGAAAGTTTTACCGAATTAGTCGTTTGGCAAAAGGCACATTTATTCGTGCTGACTGTCTATAAATTAACCAAAGAATTCCCGAATGAAGAAGTTTACGGATTAGCTTCACAATTCAGAAGAGCAGCTATTTCAATTGCAGCTAACATTGCGGAAAGCTATAAAAAGTGGAGTAACAAGGAAAAATCAAGACTTCTAAATATTGCTCACAGCTCACTTGAAGAGTGCAGATATTACTTGATTTTATCAAATGATCTTAAATATTGCGATGTTAAAGATGCTATGAATATCTTAGAGGAAGTAAGTAAGCTGCCCTATTCATACTCCAAAGTAATTTCAAAAACTGAGTCCTGA